The Pectobacterium parmentieri genome segment TTTGCGTAGCCGAGAGGCAGTGAAGGCCATTTCTCCACCGGTTCCGCTGCCTAACAATAAGCGCCATCAGGAATGACATCATGATTGATTTGGCATTACCCATCGTCTTCATGCTGGTCGTGGTGATTGGCGAAGCGCTGGTTTTACAGTGGATGCAGCGTGAGAAAGTGAACTGGCATGACGTGGTGTTCAACCTGAATTCAGGGCATATCATGCTGTGGCTCTTTCGCAGCGTGGAAATTTTTTGCTATGGCTATGTCGCGGCGCATTTCAGTTTCGGCTGGGTGGAAACCTGGCCGCCGGTGCTGATGTGGCTGTTCGCGATACTCGCCTGGGATTTCGGTTTTTATTGGCTACACCGCCTGCACCATACCTTCGGCGTGCTGTGGGCGGTGCATGTGGTTCATCATCAGGGTGAACATTTCAATCTGTCACTGGGCGTGCGTAACTCGTGGTATTCCTCACTGACTTCAATTCCGTTTTTCCTGATTTTGGCGCTGCTCGGCGTTCCGCTATATGTGTTCGTTACGGTTTCTATCCTGCATTACAGCGTCCAACTCTTTAACCATAACGCGATGACACCCAAACTGGGCTGGCTGGAAAAGGTGTTGGTCACGCCAGCACACCATCGCGTACACCACGTGAACGACCGCGCTTACGCCGATAAGAACTTTGGCGGCACCTTTATTTTCTGGGACAAACTGTTCGGCAGCTTTTGCCCGCAACTGCCCGACACGCCTTTCCGCTATGGCGCAGGCAGGGAAATACCATCGGAAAACCCGTTTTGGGCCAGTAACCTGCCTTTTATGCAGTATCTGAAACTGCCGGTGCGCCGCACTCATCAGGCGACGTTTCACTGTACGCCGATAGCGTTGCTAGCTGGGGCGATGCTGCTATTTGCGCTGGTGGTGGGTTACGTCTATCTGTATGGCTACGGCTATGACTCAGCCAACCTGTCGCAGGCGGCGCTCTTCCTGCTGCTGGTGGCGGGTGCGGTCGCACTGGGCGGTATTTCCGAAGGACGACGGTGGGGCATTTATGTCTGGCTGTTGGTAGTTCTGCTATTTCCTGTCGTGTTCCTTGTTTATTTGTCTTGGGAAGCACTCTATTGGAAAATCGCTATGCTGATGTTGGCACTACACGGGCTGGCGCTGACGGCTGGCTGGGGTCGACGCCCCCTTACAGAGGAACATGAAAATGACTAGCGTGCTTCCTGCCAAACCGTATCCCGCGAAGGGTGAACAGGCTTTTCATCGGGCATTACAGCGGGAAACATCGGCCTATCTTCGTGCGAATCACGATCATCGCTTTGCCGATCGCGGCCAGTTTATTAAGGCTGGATTACTCTTTTTAGGTTGCATCGTTTGTTATGCCTTAAGCTTGATGCAGCAGACTGCATGGGCGTTCTTCCTGAGCTATTTCTCTTTCATCATGCTGTCGATGGTATTGAATATCATCGTTAATCATGACGCCTCCCATAATACGTTTTTCCGCAATCGAACATTGAATCGTGTGGTCGGGCGCATAGTGACGTTGCCATTAGGTATCGATCCTGACTATTGGCGTTTGCGTCATGTGGACTTCCACCATCTTTATCCGAATGTGGAGCATTACGATCTGGATACGGAAGAGAACGGGATTTTCCGCCAAACGCCTTTCCAGCGCCACCGTTCCTACATGCGCTATCAGCATCTTTACTGGCCGCTGGTGGCCGCGTTTTCGCTCCCCTATATCGCCTGGATTTTTGACTGGGCCGATCGTTTGGGTAACACGCCCGTCAACGCCCACACCGCGCAATCAGGCCGTGGTGGATGGTTGATTTTTATCGCCAGTAAAGTCGGGCATCTCCTGCTGTTACTGGTGATCCCCATTATGGTGGGGGCGGCACACGGCATTAGTCCCGGCATCGTGCTGCTAAGTTATTTGCTGGGCCAGATGTTGGCCTCGTTGTTGGTGGTCTTTTTACTGCTGGGCACGCACTGGGCGGAGGCTGAGTTTTATGCCGTTGCTGATGCAGAGGCCATGCCTCAAGGCTGGTATCAGCACAACTTTGCCACCGCCTGTGACTGGTTGCCGACACCGCGCTGGCTCGAACACTGGACGGGAGGGCTGCATTTACACCTGACGCATCATCTTTTTCCCGGATGGCATCACCGGCATTATCCCGCGCTCGCCGCTATTTTACGGCGCGTTGCCGCCGAGCATGGTATGAACTATCGCTGTATTACCTATCGTGAGCTACTGTCTAGCCAGCGTCGGTTTTTAAAATCGATGGGCGAAGGTAACGATCGGCGTACTGCGCCACATACCGCAGAACATCAATCAGAGGAAGAATGATGCTCGCACCGTTGAAGCCACTACGCTATGAACAAGGTCGCGATCTGGCGTTGCATCGGGCGCTGATGAAGGCCGCGAATGACTATCTGGCAGAGACGGGCGATCACCGTTTTGCCAATGCGGGGTTTATCGGCAAGATGCTGTTTCTGGTGACGTTGTGTCTGACGTTTTATGGTTTCAGCCTCCAGCAGACGACGCTATGGGGTTTTGCTGGCTGCTATTTTGCCTTTATTTTTACCGCTATGTTTCTGGCGGTGAACGTGGTGCATGACGCTTCGCATAACGTCTTTTTCCGCCTGCCGTGGGCGAATCGCCTGCTCAATATCGTGGTGAGTATTCCACTTGGTATGGATTCCGACTGCTGGCGCGTGCGGCATGTGATTTTTCATCATGCACACGTGAATGTGCAGCACTACGATCTGGATATCGAAGAAAATGGCGTCTTGCGGCAGTCACCCTACCATCGGTTTCGCTTTTTTATGCGCGCTCAGCGCTACTACTGGCCGATGGTGGCGTCGTTGACCTTCCCTTGCATCATCTGGTTTTTTGACTGGATCGATCGCGCGGGGAAAACGCAGGTAACGCGGAATATGACGCTTCAGGGCGTGAAGGGCTGGGGTATTTTCTTGTTATCAAAAGCGTTACATACCCTGCTGGCGCTGGCGATCCCCTATTGGCTGTTGTCTCCGTCTCCCATCAGCGTCGGCTCGCTGCTGCTGGTTTATCTGCTGAGCCAGATGCTGTCATCGTTGATTTTTGTCGTCCTCATTTTGGGGTCACATTGGGCAAAAGGGACGTTCTATCAGGCACCGGAAGACGGCCTATTCAAGCATGGTCGCTACCAGCACGTCTTTTCCACCACGGTAGATTGGTCTACCCGACCTGCATGGCTGGGTTACTGGCTGGGGCAGCTTAATATGCACCTGACTCACCATATTTTCCCCAACTGGAATCACCGGCACTATCCCGCGCTATCGAAAATTATTGCGGATGTTGCCCCGCGTCATGGCATTGAGTATCAATGCATTACGTTGAAAATGATTTTGGTTGAGCAGCAGCGCTTTCTTAAAAAAATGGGAACAGGACGCTAAAAATAGCCTGTTATCCATTTTTATCAATCTGTTAGATTTTTATCTGTATTCAAGGAGCGATACTTCATGCGTTATTTATCTCTGGCCGTTTCATCCCTGCTGTTCTTTTTCACCTCGTCCGTCTGGGCGATGGATTGCAGCAAGGCCAGCACAGACACCGAGAAAATGATTTGCGCCAGTAGCCGCTTACAGCAGCTCGATGCGGTATTAAATCAGGCGTATCAGGGTTACGTAAAAAAGGCAGACAAAGCGCAGGCACGTCAGGATCAGCGTGCGTGGCTGACCGAACGTGACCGCTGTAAGGATGACGTTTGTCTGGGGGATGAGATGATTTCCCGTATTCAGGCGCTTTCCGGTAGTGAAAATATCTCCCTGATTACACAGGCATCAGGCCAGTGGGACTTCGTGCTCAGCGTCGCGACGTGCAATCTTGATTCCTCTTATTCAACCTGCGAAGGCCCCGGTACGCTGGATATTTTTAAGAAAGGACGTGGCGATCTGTTCCAGCGTATCACGATGGAAAACGTGTTCATTGAGCTGAACAGTAAGGGTGAAGTGACGACGAATTTGGTTGAAGTCTACGGTGAGAACAACAGCGGGCTGGTGATTGATGACGCTAACTTCGATCATCATGCGGATATCATGCTGCGCAACGGGAATAACGGGGCTTACGGCGGGCCGTCTTACGATGTGTACCTGTTCGATGTGGAAAAGCAGCAGTTCACCCAGAATGCGTCGCTGACTGAATTAGCCAGCTCCAACCTCGGCCTGTTCGGTATCGATGAGAAAAGTAAGACCCTCACGACGTTTACCAAAAGCGGCTGCTGCTGGCACCAATGGTCCACCTACCAGATTGCCAATAATAAACCAGTCCTGATTGTTGAAACCACGGAAGCCTATTCTGAAGAAAAGCAGGCAATGGTAGCCACAACCCGTGAGCTGGTGGGCGGCAAGTGGAAAGTGAAAGAAGAGATAGTGAAAATCGACGAACAGTAAGATTTCCCTGCCTTAAAGACAGACGCCGTAGATGAATACGGCGTCTGCTACCGCCTCGTTCATCCCCACACTGCCATTATTCCCCAGCGTTCTCCGATACTTTGCAAAAGTGTTACGTCAGGCGTTCTCAGCATGACTTTTTTGCCACTTGCTAGACTGAGATGGCAGCCATGAAAAGGTAAATGCAGTGCAGAACGCGCAGCATGGCAAAACTTCACAAAAAAGACGTGTTTTTTTAACAACTCCTTTATGCGTTGTATTCCCTTACCCTACTTTGGAGACGCCTTATATGAGCATCACCCAGAAACGTATGTACATCAACGGTGAGTTTGTTGAAAACAGAAGCGGGAAGTGGATTGATGTGGTGAACCCGGCCACAGAACAGGTTATTTCACAGATCCCAGAAGGCTCGGCTGACGATGCAAAAAGAGCGATTGATGCAGCAGAAGCCGCACAGCCGGGCTGGGAAGCACTGCCTGCGGTTGAACGCGGCGTCTGGTTACACAAAATAGCTGCCGGTATTCGCGAGCGTGAAGCTGAACTGACCGATACCATTATTGCGGAAGGCGGTAAAACCCACGGTCTGGCGCAGACGGAAGTGTTGTTCACCGCCGACTACCTCGACTACATGGCAGAGTGGGCGCGCCGTTACGAAGGCGAAATCATTCAGAGCGACCGCCCGAATGAAAACATCTTTGTCTTCCGCAAAGCGATTGGCGTCACGACCGGTATTCTACCGTGGAACTTTCCTTTCTTCCTGATTGCGCGTAAGGCCGCACCTGCGCTGATCACCGGCAACACCATCGTTATCAAACCGAGTGAGATCACACCGAATAATGCGGTGATTTTCGCCGAAATCATTCACAAAATTGGCCTGCCGAAAGGCGTCATCAATTTTGTTACCGGCTACGGCCCGACGGTCGGGCAAGAGCTTGCCGCTAACCCGAAAGTTGGCATGGTCAGCTTGACCGGCAGCGTGGCGGCGGGGATCGCGACGATGACGGCGGCGGCGCAGAACGTCACGAAGGTGTCGCTGGAACTGGGCGGTAAAGCGCCTGCCATCGTGATGGATGACGCCGATCTCGATCTGGCCGTTAAAGCGATTGTCAGCTCCCGCGTGATTAACAGCGGGCAGGTGTGTAACTGCGCCGAGCGTGTGTACGTGCAGAAAGGCATTTACGACGAGTTTATTTCCCGTATTAAAGCTGCGATGGAGCAGGTGACCTTCGGCAATACGGCGGAGAAAAAGGCGTTGGATATGGGGCCGCTAATCAGTGCAGCGGCGCTACAGCGTGTGGAGAATAAAGTCGCCAAAGCGGTATCGCAGGGCGCGAAAGTGCTGCTTGGCGGCAAGCGCGAAAGCGGCACGGGCTATTTCTATCCGCCAACGCTGCTGGTGAACATCAAACAGGAGATGCCGATCATGCACGAAGAAGTGTTTGGTCCGGTGCTGCCGGTAGCAACCTTCGACACGCTGGAAGACGCGATTGCGATGGCGAACGACAGTGAATATGGCCTGACGTCGTCGATCTATACTCAAAATATCAACACGGCAATGAAGGCGTTGAAAGGGCTGAAGTTCGGCGAAACCTACATTAACCGCGAAAACTTCGAAGCGATGCAGGGGTTCCATGCGGGCTGGCGTAAATCCGGTGTGGGTGGGGCGGACGGCAAACACGGCTTGCAGGAATACCTGCAAACGCATGTTGCGTACCTGCAATTTCACTAAAGGTAATGATGCTTGCCTAAGCATGGATTTAGGAGGAAACACGGTGATGAGGTTCCCGCAGGGATACCTCGCACCGTGGTAGCCCCCGGAA includes the following:
- a CDS encoding fatty acid desaturase family protein; translation: MLAPLKPLRYEQGRDLALHRALMKAANDYLAETGDHRFANAGFIGKMLFLVTLCLTFYGFSLQQTTLWGFAGCYFAFIFTAMFLAVNVVHDASHNVFFRLPWANRLLNIVVSIPLGMDSDCWRVRHVIFHHAHVNVQHYDLDIEENGVLRQSPYHRFRFFMRAQRYYWPMVASLTFPCIIWFFDWIDRAGKTQVTRNMTLQGVKGWGIFLLSKALHTLLALAIPYWLLSPSPISVGSLLLVYLLSQMLSSLIFVVLILGSHWAKGTFYQAPEDGLFKHGRYQHVFSTTVDWSTRPAWLGYWLGQLNMHLTHHIFPNWNHRHYPALSKIIADVAPRHGIEYQCITLKMILVEQQRFLKKMGTGR
- a CDS encoding lysozyme inhibitor LprI family protein; the protein is MRYLSLAVSSLLFFFTSSVWAMDCSKASTDTEKMICASSRLQQLDAVLNQAYQGYVKKADKAQARQDQRAWLTERDRCKDDVCLGDEMISRIQALSGSENISLITQASGQWDFVLSVATCNLDSSYSTCEGPGTLDIFKKGRGDLFQRITMENVFIELNSKGEVTTNLVEVYGENNSGLVIDDANFDHHADIMLRNGNNGAYGGPSYDVYLFDVEKQQFTQNASLTELASSNLGLFGIDEKSKTLTTFTKSGCCWHQWSTYQIANNKPVLIVETTEAYSEEKQAMVATTRELVGGKWKVKEEIVKIDEQ
- the aldA gene encoding aldehyde dehydrogenase — encoded protein: MSITQKRMYINGEFVENRSGKWIDVVNPATEQVISQIPEGSADDAKRAIDAAEAAQPGWEALPAVERGVWLHKIAAGIREREAELTDTIIAEGGKTHGLAQTEVLFTADYLDYMAEWARRYEGEIIQSDRPNENIFVFRKAIGVTTGILPWNFPFFLIARKAAPALITGNTIVIKPSEITPNNAVIFAEIIHKIGLPKGVINFVTGYGPTVGQELAANPKVGMVSLTGSVAAGIATMTAAAQNVTKVSLELGGKAPAIVMDDADLDLAVKAIVSSRVINSGQVCNCAERVYVQKGIYDEFISRIKAAMEQVTFGNTAEKKALDMGPLISAAALQRVENKVAKAVSQGAKVLLGGKRESGTGYFYPPTLLVNIKQEMPIMHEEVFGPVLPVATFDTLEDAIAMANDSEYGLTSSIYTQNINTAMKALKGLKFGETYINRENFEAMQGFHAGWRKSGVGGADGKHGLQEYLQTHVAYLQFH
- a CDS encoding fatty acid desaturase family protein; protein product: MTSVLPAKPYPAKGEQAFHRALQRETSAYLRANHDHRFADRGQFIKAGLLFLGCIVCYALSLMQQTAWAFFLSYFSFIMLSMVLNIIVNHDASHNTFFRNRTLNRVVGRIVTLPLGIDPDYWRLRHVDFHHLYPNVEHYDLDTEENGIFRQTPFQRHRSYMRYQHLYWPLVAAFSLPYIAWIFDWADRLGNTPVNAHTAQSGRGGWLIFIASKVGHLLLLLVIPIMVGAAHGISPGIVLLSYLLGQMLASLLVVFLLLGTHWAEAEFYAVADAEAMPQGWYQHNFATACDWLPTPRWLEHWTGGLHLHLTHHLFPGWHHRHYPALAAILRRVAAEHGMNYRCITYRELLSSQRRFLKSMGEGNDRRTAPHTAEHQSEEE
- a CDS encoding sterol desaturase family protein; amino-acid sequence: MIDLALPIVFMLVVVIGEALVLQWMQREKVNWHDVVFNLNSGHIMLWLFRSVEIFCYGYVAAHFSFGWVETWPPVLMWLFAILAWDFGFYWLHRLHHTFGVLWAVHVVHHQGEHFNLSLGVRNSWYSSLTSIPFFLILALLGVPLYVFVTVSILHYSVQLFNHNAMTPKLGWLEKVLVTPAHHRVHHVNDRAYADKNFGGTFIFWDKLFGSFCPQLPDTPFRYGAGREIPSENPFWASNLPFMQYLKLPVRRTHQATFHCTPIALLAGAMLLFALVVGYVYLYGYGYDSANLSQAALFLLLVAGAVALGGISEGRRWGIYVWLLVVLLFPVVFLVYLSWEALYWKIAMLMLALHGLALTAGWGRRPLTEEHEND